Proteins encoded in a region of the Coffea eugenioides isolate CCC68of chromosome 4, Ceug_1.0, whole genome shotgun sequence genome:
- the LOC113768667 gene encoding probable myosin-binding protein 5 isoform X1, with product MSQSIKILIEEKLGKFPQFLIYAILEWVVIILLFIDGFLAFICNELAKLFDLRIPCLLCTRIDHVLVHRNPNFYYNDSICEVHKKDISSLAYCHVHKKLSDIRSICDGCLLSFATEKDSDCDRYKSLVGILHKDIDCFVEDDQRNFVKSGKKDEGLQGDLTGVPRCSCCGDPLKTRPSSKFIRSSSMNANAPTPSPRAPLLSWKNEDGRNPELPHIRYTELKFMSDNDSELPEDEDASIGDNQPGREDTKAATVPLLPDSEDINEDASKTPLFVRGNKFFGIPLSDSAQASPRYRAGKKFSMDKPDFVLEPNDINALNEADGDSILTRLKRQVRLDRKSLMALYMELDEERSASAVAANNAMAMITRLQAEKAAVQMEALQYQRMMEEQAEYDQEALQVMKDLLVKRDEEIKVLEADLDVYREKYGPIKKIGSEVCEIDDDEDYQALKSQSLSSSGEKSECGSPSELLDQSGIGAKKRSFDRSMELGAGGTLDESSLDFEHERSYLLGLLKDVERNMRVPSVDQGSHLSGSNVEEQEQGERGTETKPILERELSLIRERLRAIEADSGFLKHAAMTLQKSGEGSKLLTEIAQHLRNLRYSVKMPNDDIDA from the exons ATGTCGCAATCTATCAAGATACTTATTGAAGAAAAGTTGGGAAAATTTCCACAATTCTTGATATATGCCATCCTGGAATGGGTGGTGATAATTCTACTATTCATCGATGGGTTTCTTGCCTTTATCTGTAACGAACTTGCAAAATTATTTGATTTGAGAATCCCATGCTTGCTCTGCACAAGGATTGATCATGTTCTGGTTCACAGAAATCCAAATTTCTATTACAATGATTCGATATGCGAAGTTCACAAGAAAGATATTTCTTCCCTTGCCTATTGCCACGTGCATAAGAAGCTGTCTGATATACGAAGCATCTGTGATGGATGCCTTCTTTCATTTGCAACAGAGAAGGACTCTGATTGCGATAGATACAAGTCTCTTGTTGGGATTCTGCACAAGGATATCGATTGCTTTGTAGAGGATGACCAGAGAAATTTTGTAAAATCAGGAAAGAAGGATGAAGGGTTGCAAGGTGACCTGACTGGTGTTCCTCGGTGTTCTTGTTGTGGGGACCCTTTGAAAACGAGACCCTCCTCGAAATTCATTCGAAGTTCGTCGATGAATGCTAATGCTCCCACCCCTTCTCCAAGAGCACCCCTGCTGTCATGGAAAAATGAGGATGGGAGAAATCCAGAATTGCCCCACATTCGGTACACAGAGCTCAAGTTCATGTCGGATAATGATTCAGAACTTCCAGAAGATGAGGATGCTTCAATTGGAGACAATCAAC CAGGTAGAGAAGATACTAAAGCTGCAACAGTGCCTTTACTGCCAGACTCAGAGGACATAAATGAAGATGCTAGTAAAACCCCTCTCTTCGTTAGGGGAAACAAATTTTTTGGAATACCACTGTCGGATTCAGCTCAAGCCAGTCCTAGGTACAGGGCGGGTAAAAAATTTTCCATGGACAAGCCGGACTTTGTTTTAGAGCCCAATGACATTAACGCACTGAACGAAGCAGACGGTGActccattttgactcgtttgaAGAGACAAGTTCGTTTAGATCGCAAGTCCCTCATGGCACTGTATATGGAACTAGATGAAGAAAGAAGTGCCTCTGCTGTTGCAGCAAACAATGCGATGGCAATGATCACTCGGTTGCAAGCAGAGAAGGCAGCTGTTCAAATGGAGGCCTTGCAGTATCAGAGGATGATGGAAGAACAGGCAGAGTATGACCAAGAAGCACTGCAGGTCATGAAAGACTTACTTGTGAAGAGAGACGAAGAGATTAAGGTTTTAGAAGCAGACCTTGATGTTTATAGGGAAAAATATGGGCCTATTAAGAAAATAGGAAGTGAGGTCTGTGAAATTGATGATGACGAAGATTATCAAGCGTTGAAATCTCAGTCTCTATCATCTTCTGGTGAAAAATCTGAGTGTGGCAGTCCCAGTGAACTACTAGATCAAAGTGGGATTGGAGCAAAGAAACGTTCATTTGACCGTTCCATGGAGCTAGGAGCTGGTGGAACTCTGGATGAATCATCCCTAGACTTCGAGCACGAAAGGTCTTACCTTCTAGGTTTATTGAAAGATGTCGAGAGAAATATGAGGGTACCCTCCGTCGACCAAGGATCTCATCTCTCGGGGTCTAACGTGGAAGAGCAAGAGCAAGGAGAGAGAG GTACAGAAACTAAGCCTATTCTTGAAAGAGAGCTGTCTTTGATTAGGGAGAGATTGAGAGCAATTGAAGCAGATAGTGGCTTCTTAAAGCATGCTGCTATGACTCTGCAGAAGAGTGGTGAGGGAAGCAAACTCTTGACAGAGATTGCTCAACATCTGCGGAACCTTCGGTACTCCGTGAAAATGCCTAATGATGACATAGATGCGTGA
- the LOC113768521 gene encoding polynucleotide 5'-hydroxyl-kinase NOL9 isoform X1 produces the protein MASFGETEPPAAGIVIPEEWSNAAHTIAYDSISCSPPIALVCGPKNSGKTTFSRHLLNVLLQGYKKVAYLDTDVGQTEFTPPGLLSLTVIDKLLVDSLSWPDLTIPCLKTPERCFFFGDISSKRDPTTYLTYIFALYDHYRKEYCMFDKIERHHAGVPLVINTPGWVKGIGYDILVDMLKYISPTHVVKICISTKSKNLPVGVFWLDEDDSTSTTIIEVNSARQDSFKRSVLVQKDARLMRDLRVMAYFRQCFPSQLNITTIKELANALAAQPPFEISVSSIKIKHLHCQVPKTEIFYSLNATIVGLAISSESGENLSPCIGLGIVRGIDTFRNILYLITPVPPDSLEKVDLLLQGFIQIPTCLLQVQGCVSPYMSANVLPSD, from the exons ATGGCTTCGTTTGGGGAGACTGAGCCTCCAGCAGCAGGCATAGTAATACCAGAAGAATGGTCCAATGCAGCACACACCATTGCTTATGATTCCATCAGCTGTTCTCCCCCTATTGCCTTGGTTTGTGGCCCCAAAAACAGCGGCAAGACTACTTTCTCCCGCCACCTTCTCAACGTTCTCCTCCAAGG ATACAAAAAGGTGGCTTATCTGGATACTGATGTTGGGCAGACAGAGTTTACTCCTCCTGGTCTTCTATCGCTAACTGTCATTGACAAG TTATTGGTGGATTCTCTTTCATGGCCAGATTTGACCATCCCATGCCTAAAGACGCCTGAGAG ATGCTTTTTCTTTGGTGACATATCCTCAAAAAGGGATCCAACAACTTACTTGACATACATATTCGCCTTATATGACCACTATCGCAAAGAATACTGCATGTTTGATAAGATAGAACGTCATCACGCTGGGGTGCCGCTGGTCATTAACACTCCAGGATGGGTGAAAG GTATTGGTTATGACATCCTTGTTGACATGCTTAAATACATATCTCCTACACATGTGGTAAAGATTTGCATATCGACCAAGAGTAAGAATCTACCGGTTGGAGTGTTTTGGTTAGATGAGGATGATTCTACATCAACTACCATAATTGAGGTCAATTCAGCTCGTCAGGACTCTTTCAAGAGATC GGTTCTGGTGCAGAAGGATGCTCGCCTTATGCGAGACTTACGTGTGATGGCATATTTCAGACAGTGCTTTCCCAGTCAATTGAATATCACTACAATAAAGGAACTCGCCAATGCATTAGCTGCCCAACCCCCTTTTGAAATCTCTGTATCAAGTATCAAAATTAAGCATCTTCATTGTCAG GTCCCAAAGACTGAAATCTTCTACAGCTTAAATGCAACTATTGTTGGCTTGGCCATCAGTTCTGAAAGTGGTGAAAATTTATCTCCTTGTATTGGCCTAG GAATTGTGAGAGGTATTGATACTTTTAGGAACATCCTCTACTTAATTACCCCTGTTCCTCCAGACTCTTTGGAGAAGGTTGATCTATTGCTACAGGGGTTTATCCAAATTCCCACTTGTTTACTGCAG GTACAAGGATGCGTTTCACCATACATGTCTGCCAATGTATTGCCTTCAGATTAG
- the LOC113768667 gene encoding probable myosin-binding protein 5 isoform X2, whose amino-acid sequence MSQSIKILIEEKLGKFPQFLIYAILEWVVIILLFIDGFLAFICNELAKLFDLRIPCLLCTRIDHVLVHRNPNFYYNDSICEVHKKDISSLAYCHVHKKLSDIRSICDGCLLSFATEKDSDCDRYKSLVGILHKDIDCFVEDDQRNFVKSGKKDEGLQGDLTGVPRCSCCGDPLKTRPSSKFIRSSSMNANAPTPSPRAPLLSWKNEDGRNPELPHIRYTELKFMSDNDSELPEDEDASIGDNQRREDTKAATVPLLPDSEDINEDASKTPLFVRGNKFFGIPLSDSAQASPRYRAGKKFSMDKPDFVLEPNDINALNEADGDSILTRLKRQVRLDRKSLMALYMELDEERSASAVAANNAMAMITRLQAEKAAVQMEALQYQRMMEEQAEYDQEALQVMKDLLVKRDEEIKVLEADLDVYREKYGPIKKIGSEVCEIDDDEDYQALKSQSLSSSGEKSECGSPSELLDQSGIGAKKRSFDRSMELGAGGTLDESSLDFEHERSYLLGLLKDVERNMRVPSVDQGSHLSGSNVEEQEQGERGTETKPILERELSLIRERLRAIEADSGFLKHAAMTLQKSGEGSKLLTEIAQHLRNLRYSVKMPNDDIDA is encoded by the exons ATGTCGCAATCTATCAAGATACTTATTGAAGAAAAGTTGGGAAAATTTCCACAATTCTTGATATATGCCATCCTGGAATGGGTGGTGATAATTCTACTATTCATCGATGGGTTTCTTGCCTTTATCTGTAACGAACTTGCAAAATTATTTGATTTGAGAATCCCATGCTTGCTCTGCACAAGGATTGATCATGTTCTGGTTCACAGAAATCCAAATTTCTATTACAATGATTCGATATGCGAAGTTCACAAGAAAGATATTTCTTCCCTTGCCTATTGCCACGTGCATAAGAAGCTGTCTGATATACGAAGCATCTGTGATGGATGCCTTCTTTCATTTGCAACAGAGAAGGACTCTGATTGCGATAGATACAAGTCTCTTGTTGGGATTCTGCACAAGGATATCGATTGCTTTGTAGAGGATGACCAGAGAAATTTTGTAAAATCAGGAAAGAAGGATGAAGGGTTGCAAGGTGACCTGACTGGTGTTCCTCGGTGTTCTTGTTGTGGGGACCCTTTGAAAACGAGACCCTCCTCGAAATTCATTCGAAGTTCGTCGATGAATGCTAATGCTCCCACCCCTTCTCCAAGAGCACCCCTGCTGTCATGGAAAAATGAGGATGGGAGAAATCCAGAATTGCCCCACATTCGGTACACAGAGCTCAAGTTCATGTCGGATAATGATTCAGAACTTCCAGAAGATGAGGATGCTTCAATTGGAGACAATCAAC GTAGAGAAGATACTAAAGCTGCAACAGTGCCTTTACTGCCAGACTCAGAGGACATAAATGAAGATGCTAGTAAAACCCCTCTCTTCGTTAGGGGAAACAAATTTTTTGGAATACCACTGTCGGATTCAGCTCAAGCCAGTCCTAGGTACAGGGCGGGTAAAAAATTTTCCATGGACAAGCCGGACTTTGTTTTAGAGCCCAATGACATTAACGCACTGAACGAAGCAGACGGTGActccattttgactcgtttgaAGAGACAAGTTCGTTTAGATCGCAAGTCCCTCATGGCACTGTATATGGAACTAGATGAAGAAAGAAGTGCCTCTGCTGTTGCAGCAAACAATGCGATGGCAATGATCACTCGGTTGCAAGCAGAGAAGGCAGCTGTTCAAATGGAGGCCTTGCAGTATCAGAGGATGATGGAAGAACAGGCAGAGTATGACCAAGAAGCACTGCAGGTCATGAAAGACTTACTTGTGAAGAGAGACGAAGAGATTAAGGTTTTAGAAGCAGACCTTGATGTTTATAGGGAAAAATATGGGCCTATTAAGAAAATAGGAAGTGAGGTCTGTGAAATTGATGATGACGAAGATTATCAAGCGTTGAAATCTCAGTCTCTATCATCTTCTGGTGAAAAATCTGAGTGTGGCAGTCCCAGTGAACTACTAGATCAAAGTGGGATTGGAGCAAAGAAACGTTCATTTGACCGTTCCATGGAGCTAGGAGCTGGTGGAACTCTGGATGAATCATCCCTAGACTTCGAGCACGAAAGGTCTTACCTTCTAGGTTTATTGAAAGATGTCGAGAGAAATATGAGGGTACCCTCCGTCGACCAAGGATCTCATCTCTCGGGGTCTAACGTGGAAGAGCAAGAGCAAGGAGAGAGAG GTACAGAAACTAAGCCTATTCTTGAAAGAGAGCTGTCTTTGATTAGGGAGAGATTGAGAGCAATTGAAGCAGATAGTGGCTTCTTAAAGCATGCTGCTATGACTCTGCAGAAGAGTGGTGAGGGAAGCAAACTCTTGACAGAGATTGCTCAACATCTGCGGAACCTTCGGTACTCCGTGAAAATGCCTAATGATGACATAGATGCGTGA
- the LOC113768521 gene encoding polynucleotide 5'-hydroxyl-kinase NOL9 isoform X2: protein MASFGETEPPAAGIVIPEEWSNAAHTIAYDSISCSPPIALVCGPKNSGKTTFSRHLLNVLLQGYKKVAYLDTDVGQTEFTPPGLLSLTVIDKVTPDLTIPCLKTPERCFFFGDISSKRDPTTYLTYIFALYDHYRKEYCMFDKIERHHAGVPLVINTPGWVKGIGYDILVDMLKYISPTHVVKICISTKSKNLPVGVFWLDEDDSTSTTIIEVNSARQDSFKRSVLVQKDARLMRDLRVMAYFRQCFPSQLNITTIKELANALAAQPPFEISVSSIKIKHLHCQVPKTEIFYSLNATIVGLAISSESGENLSPCIGLGIVRGIDTFRNILYLITPVPPDSLEKVDLLLQGFIQIPTCLLQVQGCVSPYMSANVLPSD, encoded by the exons ATGGCTTCGTTTGGGGAGACTGAGCCTCCAGCAGCAGGCATAGTAATACCAGAAGAATGGTCCAATGCAGCACACACCATTGCTTATGATTCCATCAGCTGTTCTCCCCCTATTGCCTTGGTTTGTGGCCCCAAAAACAGCGGCAAGACTACTTTCTCCCGCCACCTTCTCAACGTTCTCCTCCAAGG ATACAAAAAGGTGGCTTATCTGGATACTGATGTTGGGCAGACAGAGTTTACTCCTCCTGGTCTTCTATCGCTAACTGTCATTGACAAGGTGACTCCAG ATTTGACCATCCCATGCCTAAAGACGCCTGAGAG ATGCTTTTTCTTTGGTGACATATCCTCAAAAAGGGATCCAACAACTTACTTGACATACATATTCGCCTTATATGACCACTATCGCAAAGAATACTGCATGTTTGATAAGATAGAACGTCATCACGCTGGGGTGCCGCTGGTCATTAACACTCCAGGATGGGTGAAAG GTATTGGTTATGACATCCTTGTTGACATGCTTAAATACATATCTCCTACACATGTGGTAAAGATTTGCATATCGACCAAGAGTAAGAATCTACCGGTTGGAGTGTTTTGGTTAGATGAGGATGATTCTACATCAACTACCATAATTGAGGTCAATTCAGCTCGTCAGGACTCTTTCAAGAGATC GGTTCTGGTGCAGAAGGATGCTCGCCTTATGCGAGACTTACGTGTGATGGCATATTTCAGACAGTGCTTTCCCAGTCAATTGAATATCACTACAATAAAGGAACTCGCCAATGCATTAGCTGCCCAACCCCCTTTTGAAATCTCTGTATCAAGTATCAAAATTAAGCATCTTCATTGTCAG GTCCCAAAGACTGAAATCTTCTACAGCTTAAATGCAACTATTGTTGGCTTGGCCATCAGTTCTGAAAGTGGTGAAAATTTATCTCCTTGTATTGGCCTAG GAATTGTGAGAGGTATTGATACTTTTAGGAACATCCTCTACTTAATTACCCCTGTTCCTCCAGACTCTTTGGAGAAGGTTGATCTATTGCTACAGGGGTTTATCCAAATTCCCACTTGTTTACTGCAG GTACAAGGATGCGTTTCACCATACATGTCTGCCAATGTATTGCCTTCAGATTAG